The following coding sequences lie in one bacterium genomic window:
- a CDS encoding PilZ domain-containing protein codes for MVLKNGEGIFAFTGEVLNFGPVEEARVDIVGIRVIPGTGKTINRREYVRLENGFSCNMILTHLEQKLQASLINLSANGACLETDKSLSMDDYFEVEFKSNFSRPIHFKTAFKVIYDDINPQNNRHQLGVVFLKNVESSQISSLSDVKQRELVRWIDYAMIERRKIENFKHAHV; via the coding sequence GTGGTGCTTAAAAACGGTGAGGGTATTTTTGCATTCACGGGTGAAGTTCTTAACTTTGGGCCTGTAGAAGAAGCTAGGGTTGATATTGTGGGTATCCGCGTTATTCCAGGTACCGGTAAAACCATCAATCGTCGCGAGTATGTGCGTCTTGAAAACGGTTTTAGCTGCAACATGATTTTGACTCATTTGGAGCAAAAGCTTCAAGCCTCTCTTATTAATTTAAGTGCCAATGGAGCCTGTTTAGAAACCGATAAAAGTTTAAGCATGGATGATTATTTTGAAGTGGAGTTTAAAAGTAATTTTTCACGCCCCATCCATTTTAAAACGGCTTTTAAGGTTATTTATGATGATATCAACCCACAAAATAACAGGCATCAACTAGGCGTTGTATTTCTTAAAAATGTGGAATCTAGCCAAATTTCATCTTTGTCCGATGTGAAGCAACGCGAACTGGTGCGCTGGATTGATTATGCCATGATTGAACGGCGT
- a CDS encoding PilZ domain-containing protein, translating to MILPPYDLNKPLVYFHIGELNSKVPVRRVQEDTLWVDYNRDLFLQREFECFIVLENGRGIYSFIGEVLSFGPVEEAKVDIVGIRVMPGTSKIVNRREYVRLDQNIQGNIEVKLGHQIVPCKLIDLSANGVRLEMGKEFVDYNAYYHLRFQSDFINKIEFETAFKIIHTFKEDSLNQSTYGAVFLKDIISSKIVAITEAKQREIKRWIDYVMIDRKKKAHLHTISPA from the coding sequence ATGATTTTGCCTCCATACGATCTTAATAAGCCTCTTGTTTACTTTCATATAGGCGAGCTGAATTCAAAGGTGCCCGTTCGTCGTGTACAAGAAGATACATTATGGGTTGATTATAACCGTGATCTTTTTTTACAGCGCGAGTTTGAATGTTTTATTGTGCTGGAGAATGGACGGGGAATTTATAGTTTTATTGGCGAAGTGCTGTCGTTTGGCCCTGTAGAAGAAGCTAAAGTGGATATTGTGGGGATTCGGGTGATGCCCGGCACTTCAAAAATTGTAAACCGTCGAGAGTATGTCCGATTAGATCAAAATATACAGGGCAATATAGAAGTTAAATTGGGTCATCAGATTGTACCTTGTAAACTTATTGATTTGAGTGCTAACGGCGTGCGTTTGGAAATGGGTAAAGAATTTGTCGATTATAATGCTTATTATCATTTAAGATTTCAGAGTGATTTTATTAATAAAATCGAATTTGAAACGGCTTTTAAAATTATTCATACTTTTAAAGAGGATTCTCTAAATCAAAGTACTTACGGAGCTGTATTTTTAAAGGATATTATTTCTTCTAAAATTGTAGCTATTACCGAGGCTAAACAGAGAGAAATAAAGCGTTGGATTGATTATGTGATGATTGACAGAAAGAAAAAGGCTCATTTACACACCATATCTCCTGCATAA
- a CDS encoding acyl-CoA dehydrogenase — protein sequence MNAIYGIFQSAPVPAALGIVLAVLALGYNGARLILWTLLGAIALVGFGAPVPVLIGFGAIALIFNTPARRALSGVIMKVMKDFMPKISETERTALDAGVTWIEKDLFSGKPDFNSILTEPYPDLTAEEKAFVEGPVNKLCQVVDDWAVWRDRELPKAAWDIIKKEKFLGMIIPKEYGGLGFSALCHSEVIQRLATRSIPATITVMVPNSLGPAELLIHYGTEAQKRNLLPKLASGEEIPCFALTEPTAGSDAGSMKSTGTLFKDASGKYKIRLNWNKRYITLAAISTTLGLAFRLLDPEKLLGKGEDLGITCALIPSNTKGVVLGRRHDPLGVPFYNCPTQGKDVEIDAEECIPGGIKNAGKGWEMLMECLAAGRGISLPAQSTGTSKLVTRAVGNYGVIRKQFGVSIGKFEGIEDPMAQIGGFNYILEAMRKFTLGALDKGIKPPVITAMAKYNATELSRKSLVHGMDILGGAAISRGPRNLLAHSYIGAPIGITVEGANIMTRTLIIFGQGALRAHPYAYQEVASVEKGDVAGFDKAFWGHIGHVVRNTFRAVLLSATRGYLFRPPVGKGVGRYYQKLAWVSASFAILADIAMGTLGGSLKTREKVTGRFADILSWLYMGTAVLRRYAAEGYRKEDLPFVDYSMDYAFARIQEAFDGLYGNIGSVMGPVFAGPVRAWSHFNSLGKEASDKLTHKLATLIQKDGEQRDRMVEGLFFPQGADEGLTRLEHAYKAIIKAMPIEKKIFKAIKAKTIKRNKNIALLLESALKAGVISETEVADLKRMEELRYDAVLVDDYSQDEYLGRVAGPVAKTA from the coding sequence ATGAATGCAATTTATGGAATTTTTCAATCGGCTCCGGTTCCTGCGGCATTGGGAATTGTGTTGGCTGTTTTGGCTTTAGGTTATAACGGTGCCCGTCTTATTTTATGGACACTGCTTGGAGCTATTGCTCTGGTTGGCTTTGGCGCTCCTGTGCCAGTACTCATCGGTTTTGGCGCCATTGCTCTTATCTTTAATACTCCTGCCAGACGTGCTCTTTCGGGTGTGATCATGAAGGTGATGAAAGACTTCATGCCAAAAATCTCCGAAACCGAACGTACCGCACTAGATGCCGGTGTAACCTGGATTGAAAAAGATCTTTTCTCCGGAAAACCCGATTTTAATTCCATCTTAACAGAACCTTATCCCGATTTAACTGCCGAAGAAAAAGCGTTTGTTGAAGGACCTGTTAATAAATTGTGTCAGGTTGTGGACGATTGGGCTGTATGGCGTGACCGTGAATTGCCCAAAGCAGCTTGGGATATCATTAAGAAAGAAAAGTTTTTGGGCATGATTATTCCCAAAGAATATGGCGGTTTGGGTTTTAGTGCTCTGTGTCACTCCGAAGTGATTCAGCGTTTAGCAACCCGTTCAATCCCTGCCACCATTACCGTAATGGTTCCTAACTCCTTAGGACCTGCCGAGCTTTTAATCCACTACGGTACCGAAGCTCAAAAAAGAAATTTGTTACCTAAGCTTGCAAGCGGTGAAGAAATTCCCTGTTTTGCTTTGACTGAACCTACTGCTGGTTCGGATGCGGGTTCCATGAAATCCACTGGTACACTTTTTAAAGATGCCAGTGGTAAATACAAAATCCGTTTAAACTGGAACAAACGCTATATTACCTTAGCGGCCATCTCCACCACATTGGGTTTGGCGTTCCGCTTACTCGATCCCGAAAAACTTTTGGGTAAAGGCGAAGATTTGGGCATTACTTGTGCTCTTATCCCTTCCAATACCAAAGGTGTTGTGTTGGGCCGTCGCCACGATCCTTTGGGTGTTCCTTTCTACAACTGTCCTACTCAGGGTAAAGATGTAGAAATTGATGCCGAAGAATGTATCCCCGGTGGTATTAAAAACGCCGGCAAAGGCTGGGAAATGCTTATGGAATGCCTCGCTGCTGGTCGCGGTATTTCGCTTCCTGCGCAAAGCACTGGTACTTCCAAATTGGTTACCCGCGCTGTAGGCAATTATGGTGTTATCCGCAAACAGTTTGGTGTTTCTATTGGTAAATTTGAAGGTATCGAAGACCCCATGGCTCAGATTGGTGGTTTTAATTACATTCTTGAAGCCATGCGTAAATTTACCTTGGGCGCTTTGGATAAAGGCATTAAACCTCCCGTTATTACGGCGATGGCCAAATACAATGCTACCGAGCTCTCTCGTAAATCATTAGTACATGGTATGGATATCTTGGGCGGTGCGGCTATCTCGCGCGGGCCTCGTAACCTCTTAGCTCACAGCTATATTGGTGCTCCCATTGGTATCACCGTAGAAGGTGCTAATATCATGACCCGTACACTCATCATTTTTGGCCAAGGTGCTCTTCGCGCGCATCCTTATGCGTACCAAGAAGTAGCCAGCGTAGAAAAAGGTGATGTGGCTGGTTTTGATAAAGCTTTCTGGGGACATATTGGTCACGTGGTGCGCAACACTTTCCGTGCTGTTCTCCTCTCGGCTACTCGTGGTTATCTTTTCCGTCCTCCTGTTGGTAAAGGTGTTGGCCGTTACTATCAAAAACTGGCTTGGGTTTCGGCTTCGTTTGCGATTTTGGCTGATATTGCCATGGGAACTTTGGGTGGCTCACTCAAAACCCGCGAAAAAGTAACCGGTCGTTTTGCTGATATCCTTTCGTGGTTGTACATGGGAACTGCGGTTCTCCGTCGTTATGCTGCCGAAGGTTATCGTAAAGAAGATCTTCCGTTTGTGGACTACAGCATGGATTATGCTTTTGCCCGCATTCAAGAAGCTTTTGACGGACTCTACGGAAACATTGGTAGCGTGATGGGCCCTGTATTTGCTGGTCCTGTGCGTGCCTGGAGCCATTTTAATAGCCTGGGTAAAGAAGCTAGTGATAAGTTAACTCATAAGTTAGCAACACTCATTCAAAAAGATGGCGAACAACGCGACCGTATGGTGGAAGGTTTATTCTTTCCTCAAGGTGCCGACGAAGGTTTAACTCGTTTGGAACATGCGTATAAAGCCATTATTAAGGCTATGCCCATTGAAAAGAAAATTTTCAAGGCCATCAAAGCAAAAACAATCAAACGTAACAAAAATATTGCTCTTCTTTTGGAAAGCGCCCTTAAAGCTGGTGTGATTTCCGAAACCGAAGTAGCCGATTTAAAACGTATGGAAGAATTGCGTTACGATGCCGTGCTGGTTGACGATTACTCTCAGGATGAATACCTGGGCCGCGTTGCCGGACCGGTTGCTAAAACTGCATAA